From Schizosaccharomyces pombe strain 972h- genome assembly, chromosome: II, the proteins below share one genomic window:
- the pof4 gene encoding putative elongin-A Pof4, whose protein sequence is MYSLKDLCIQVAQKHVHDIDDIGDCPFELVKPILEKARPEHLIDLEEKSPHLKVDTQPLWKDHVLRDFGLELQKRTILNNIDDWRGLYGKLKKKRNAHYNVASAKLRSAYTKLEQSKQNKRIVPLEREPRAARPPKRPRPMSNYCPKSSLMARAKSDFLKKASATRHIVSATSSSRSFPQLHPLGRSSSNATNTSTKRPLTSNTYPSIPLPPKSFTSQNFKSFNAVKTQPSSSSSPSISRPTSFPMSFFPNPSRFSSQVPKRI, encoded by the exons ATgtattctttaaaagatttgtGCATCCAAGTCGCGCAGAAGCATGTGCACGACATCGATGATATTGGCGATTGCCCATTCGAACTCGTAAAACCTATCCTGGAAAAAGCTAGACCAGAACATTTAATAGACTTGGAAGAAAAGTCGCCTCATTTGAAAGTTGACACTCAACCATTGTGGAAAGATCACGTTTTGCGTGATTTTGGATTAGAACTTCAAAAACGAACTATATTGAACAATATTGATGATTGGAGAGGGCTCTACGGAAAacttaagaaaaaaagaaatgctCATTATAACGTTGCTTCTGCTAAGCTTCGAAGTGCTTACACCAAGCTAGAgcaaagtaaacaaaacaagCGAATTGTTCCTTTAGAGCGTGAGCCTAGAGCTGCTCGGCCTCCTAAGCGTCCGCGTCCCATGAGTAATTATTGTCCAAAAAGTTCTCTAATGGCGAGAGCTAAAAGTGATTTTCTCAAAAAGGC CTCTGCTACCCGTCATATTGTTTCAGCTACTTCATCCTCTCGGAGCTTTCCCCAATTGCATCCCCTTGGACGTTCTTCTTCTAACGCTACTAATACTTCTACAAAGCGTCCTTTAACCTCTAATACCTATCCGTCCATTCCTCTTCCTCCAAAGTCTTTCACCTCTCAGAATTTTAAATCGTTCAACGCCGTCAAAACTCAACCTTCATCTTCCTCCTCTCCATCAATCTCTCGCCCTACGTCTTTTCCCATGtccttttttccaaatcctTCGAGGTTTTCTAGTCAAGTTCCTAAACGAATTTAA
- the gcn20 gene encoding AAA family ATPase Gcn20, with translation MEQVIQNNCSEVDPHVLSYCTGYANDAIKDVDEASDHTISLIRNLLLDAGAREEAVQLIQNELEKQFKEREEHLDTLQTNGLVRLKETIRMDSQSEISSTMGLVGEKMELDAVKGRKVESRVDRRKLEKAERKIRAKWEKRTIKAEYESSKLVQPEQKSYEEFYMAVNPLDLSGSNQGKSKDIKIDGIDLAFAGHRILTGASLTLAQGRRYGLTGRNGIGKSTLLRALSRREIAIPTHITILHVEQEMTGDDTPALQSVLDADVWRKYLIQDQEKITNRLSTIEKELEELSKDQTADQAISRRLERERDELDLRLLDIQNKLSEMDSDRAESRAATILAGLGFTQEMQSHATKTFSGGWRMRLSLARALFCQPDLLLLDEPSNMLDVPSIAFLSEYLQTYKNIVLVVSHDRSFLNEVATDIIHQHSERLDYYKGNFSQFYATREERCKNQLREYEKQMEYRKHLQSFIDKFRYNAAKSSEAQSRIKKLEKLPILEKPQTEEEVEFEFPPVEKISPPILQMSDVNFEYVPGHPILKHVDIDVQMDSRIGVVGPNGAGKSTMLKLLIEQLHPTSGIVSRHPRLRIAYFAQHHVDTLDLNLNALSFLAKTFPGKGEEEYRRHLGAFGVSGPLALQKMITLSGGQKSRVAFACLGLQNPHILILDEPTNHLDMESMDALTRAVKRFQGGVILVSHDVDFLDKTCTSIWQCDHNVVSKFDGTISQYKKFCLSQQPTMTIKT, from the coding sequence ATGGAGCAAGTCATTCAGAATAATTGCTCTGAAGTAGACCCTCATGTCCTCAGCTACTGCACTGGATATGCTAATGATGCTATTAAAGATGTAGATGAGGCTTCAGACCATACGATCTCTCTCATTCGTAATTTATTGCTAGATGCTGGCGCTCGTGAGGAAGCGGTACAGCTCATACAAAACGAACTAGAGAAacaatttaaagaaagagagGAACATCTAGATACATTACAAACGAATGGACTTGTTCGTTTGAAGGAGACTATTCGAATGGATTCCCAATCCGAAATTTCGTCAACTATGGGTTTGGTTGGCGAAAAGATGGAATTAGATGCTGTAAAGGGCCGTAAGGTTGAATCTAGGGTAGATAGAAGAAAATTAGAGAAGGCTGAACGGAAGATTCGTGCCAAATGGGAGAAACGTACTATCAAAGCAGAATACGAATCTTCAAAGTTGGTTCAACCCGAACAAAAGTCTTATGAAGAGTTTTACATGGCTGTAAATCCTCTAGATTTATCCGGAAGTAACCAAGGAAAATCGAaagatattaaaattgatgGAATTGATCTTGCTTTTGCTGGTCATCGTATATTGACTGGTGCTTCGTTGACACTTGCACAGGGTAGACGATACGGTTTAACTGGTCGCAACGGTATCGGTAAATCTACTCTTCTACGTGCTCTTTCTCGCCGTGAAATTGCGATTCCTACCCATATTACCATTCTTCATGTTGAGCAAGAAATGACAGGTGATGATACACCTGCCCTACAGTCAGTTTTGGATGCCGATGTTTGGCGCAAGTATTTGATTCAGGACCAGGAAAAGATAACTAATCGTCTATCAAcgattgaaaaagaattggaaGAACTTAGTAAAGACCAAACTGCTGATCAAGCTATTTCCCGTCGCCTTGAGCGTGAACGAGACGAACTTGATTTACGGTTGTtagatattcaaaataagCTTTCCGAGATGGACTCTGATAGAGCAGAATCACGCGCTGCTACTATTTTAGCTGGTCTTGGATTTACTCAAGAAATGCAAAGCCATGCTACCAAGACTTTTTCAGGTGGTTGGCGTATGCGTTTGTCATTGGCACGTGCTCTGTTTTGTCAACCAGATTTACTACTTTTGGATGAACCTTCGAACATGCTTGACGTTCCCTCAATTGCTTTCTTATCTGaatatttacaaacttataaaaatatcgTTTTAGTCGTTTCACACGATCGTTCTTTCTTGAATGAAGTTGCTACTGATATTATTCATCAACACTCTGAGCGCTTGGATTACTATAAGGGTAATTTTAGTCAATTCTATGCTACTCGTGAAGAACGTTGCAAAAATCAACTTCGTGAAtatgaaaagcaaatggAATACCGCAAACATTTGCAATCATTCATTGACAAATTTCGTTATAATGCTGCCAAATCATCCGAAGCACAAAGTCGTATTAAGAAGTTGGAAAAACTGCCGATCCTTGAAAAGCCTCAAACTGAGGAAGAAGTTGAGTTTGAATTTCCACCTGTGGAAAAAATATCTCCTCCTATCTTACAAATGTCTGATGTCAATTTTGAGTATGTTCCAGGTCACCCTATTCTCAAACATGTTGATATTGATGTTCAAATGGATTCTCGTATCGGTGTGGTTGGTCCCAACGGTGCTGGTAAATCAACAATGCTTAAGCTTCTTATCGAACAACTTCATCCAACATCTGGTATAGTTAGTCGGCACCCCCGACTTCGTATTGCATACTTTGCACAACATCATGTCGATACTTTGGACTTAAACTTGAATGCCTTAAGCTTTTTAGCTAAGACATTTCCTGGCAAAGGTGAAGAAGAATACCGTCGTCATCTTGGCGCTTTTGGTGTTAGTGGACCTCTTGcattgcaaaaaatgatCACGCTTTCTGGTGGTCAGAAATCTCGTGTTGCGTTCGCATGCCTAGGTCTACAAAACCCTCACATTCTTATTCTAGATGAACCCACCAACCATCTGGATATGGAGTCCATGGATGCCTTGACAAGAGCTGTTAAACGCTTCCAAGGTGGTGTGATTCTTGTTTCTCACGATGTTGATTTCTTGGACAAGACATGTACCAGTATTTGGCAGTGTGACCATAATGTCGTCTCCAAGTTTGATGGAACAATTTCACAATATAAGAAATTCTGTCTATCTCAACAGCCAACCATGACTATAAAAACTTAA
- the atp14 gene encoding F1-ATPase subunit H — MSRILKSLSRSYSTTSPRLYVDVVQGLYISSLKSYKPKAVPSETAAEVKEWSMPSAPTAPKYDVDFTSALNSYKYEGETIPTKAAGESNKFDFLESYENEKEH, encoded by the exons ATGTCTCGAATTTTG AAATCACTAAGTCGTAGTTATTCGACCACCTCCCCTCGTCTTTACG TCGATGTAGTACAGGGTTTatatatttcttctttaa AATCATATAAGCCTAAAGCTGTCCCTTCCGAAACGGCAGCTGAAGTAAAGGAATGGTCCATGCCTAGCGCTCCTACTGCTCCAAAATACGATGTTGACTTTACTTCTGCTTTAAACTCTTACAAGTATGAGGGAGAAACCATTCCCACTAAGGCTGCTGGAGAAAGCAACAAATTTGACTTTCTTGAATCA TATgagaatgaaaaagaacattaa
- the ort1 gene encoding carboxylic acid transporter translates to MGLPVHNQPHKAHSGSPASTFSAALVSSAISNVIGYPLDSIKVRQQTYNFPTIRSCFQNAVKNEGLKGLYRGLTLPLISATLSRSVSFTVYDSLKLTFAHVDPTLRYFISGLGTGTFISLFACPFEYSKLYSQIDMLLRKTNMGRRQETNSKLSVRPPLSSFQSASDIVRRYGFTALWNGYRYHLTRDALGSACYFTIYETFKKNLIANDVKPHFAYAFSGAFCGALSWILVFPVDTAKSIVQRNTLLSIKTPLSSIPWLSFTIYRGIGISLMRSALINSCNFTLFELFRETKVLSK, encoded by the coding sequence ATGGGTTTACCAGTTCATAACCAGCCCCATAAAGCACACTCGGGCTCTCCCGCATCTACCTTTTCCGCTGCTCTGGTTTCTTCTGCCATTAGCAATGTTATTGGGTATCCTCTTGACTCGATTAAAGTTCGACAGCAAACTTACAATTTCCCAACCATTCGCTCTTGTTTCCAAAACGCTGTTAAAAACGAGGGATTAAAAGGTTTGTATCGTGGTCTTACTCTACCATTGATATCAGCCACTCTATCGAGGTCAGTATCATTTACGGTGTATGATTCCTTAAAACTTACATTTGCTCATGTGGATCCTACACTTCGGTATTTCATTTCCGGGCTTGGGACTGGTACTTTTATATCACTTTTTGCTTGTCCATTCGAGTATTCAAAGTTATATTCACAAATTGACATGCTTCTTCGCAAAACAAATATGGGCCGTCGGCAAGAGACAAATTCCAAGCTAAGTGTCAGACCTCCCTTGTCATCTTTCCAGAGCGCTTCTGACATTGTTCGGAGGTATGGATTTACTGCATTATGGAATGGGTATCGTTATCATCTAACCAGAGACGCTCTAGGATCGGCTTGTTATTTTACAATATACGAAACCTTTAAGAAAAATCTGATAGCGAATGATGTGAAGCCGCATTTTGCTTATGCCTTCTCTGGTGCTTTTTGCGGCGCTTTGTCTTGGATTTTGGTATTCCCGGTGGATACAGCCAAATCCATTGTACAAAGAAATACACTCTTATCAATTAAAACCCCTTTGTCTTCCATTCCTTGGTTATCGTTTACTATATATCGAGGTATAGGTATTTCATTGATGCGAAGCGCTCTTATAAATTCTTGCAATTTTACgctttttgaattatttcGGGAAACTAAAGTATTAAGCAAATAG
- the rps902 gene encoding 40S ribosomal protein uS4, producing MPSAPRKQSKTYKVPRRPFESARLDAELKLAGEYGLRNKHEIWRVALTLSKIRRAARELLTLDEKDPKRLFEGNAIIRRLVRLGILDESRMKLDYVLALRIEDFLERRLQTQVFKLGLAKSIHHARVLIFQRHIRVGKQIVNVPSFVVRLDAQKHIDFALSSPYGGGRPGRCKRKRLRSQQEGGEGEEAEEE from the coding sequence ATGCCTTCTGCTCCTCGTAAGCAATCCAAGACTTACAAGGTTCCTCGTCGTCCCTTCGAGTCGGCCCGTCTAGATGCCGAGCTCAAGCTTGCTGGTGAATATGGTTTGAGAAATAAGCATGAAATTTGGCGTGTAGCACTTACCCTTTCTAAAATCCGTCGTGCTGCTCGTGAGCTTTTGACCCTTGACGAGAAGGATCCTAAGCGTCTTTTCGAGGGAAATGCCATCATTCGTCGTCTTGTTCGTTTGGGCATTTTGGATGAGTCCCGTATGAAGCTTGATTATGTGTTGGCTCTCCGTATCGAGGACTTTTTGGAGCGTCGTTTGCAAACTCAAGTCTTTAAGCTTGGTTTGGCTAAGTCCATCCATCATGCACGTGTGTTGATCTTCCAACGTCACATCCGTGTTGGTAAGCAAATTGTCAATGTTCCTTCCTTCGTTGTCCGTTTGGATGCCCAAAAGCATATCGACTTTGCTCTTTCCTCTCCATATGGTGGTGGTCGCCCTGGTCGCTGCAAGAGAAAGCGTCTCCGCTCTCAACAAGAGGGTGGTGAAGGTGAAGAAGCCGAAGAGGAgtaa
- the pdp1 gene encoding PWWP domain protein Pdp1, with amino-acid sequence MNNARTNAKRRRLSSKQGGLSISEGKESNIPSVVEESKDNLEQASADDRLNFGDRILVKAPGYPWWPALLLRRKETKDSLNTNSSFNVLYKVLFFPDFNFAWVKRNSVKPLLDSEIAKFLGSSKRKSKELIEAYEASKTPPDLKEESSTDEEMDSLSAAEEKPNFLQKRKYHWETSLDESDAESISSGSLMSITSISEMYGPTVASTSRSSTQLSDQRYPLSSNFDHRGEAKGKGKQPLKNPQERGRISPSSPLNDQTKALMQRLLFFRHKLQKAFLSPDHLIVEEDFYNASKYLNAISDIPFLNYELITSTKLAKVLKRIAFLEHLENDELYDIRQKCKNLLYSWAMFLPNEPSIKGM; translated from the coding sequence ATGAATAATGCCCGCACTAATGCAAAAAGACGAAGATTATCTTCTAAACAAGGGGGATTAAGCATATCCGAAGGAAAAGAGAGTAATATACCCAGTGTTGTTGAAGAAAGCAAGGATAATTTGGAACAAGCTTCTGCAGATGACAGGCTAAATTTTGGTGACCGAATTTTGGTAAAAGCCCCAGGTTATCCATGGTGGCCGGCCTTGCTACTGAGACGAAAAGAAACTAAGGATAGTTTGAATACTAATAGCTCATTTAATGTCTTATATAaggttttgttttttcctGACTTCAATTTTGCATGGgtgaaaagaaatagtGTTAAGCCATTATTGGATTCCGAAATAGCCAAATTTCTTGGTTCCTCAAAGCGGAAGTCTAAAGAACTTATTGAAGCTTATGAGGCTTCAAAAACTCCTCCTGATTTAAAGGAGGAATCTTCCACCGATGAGGAAATGGATAGCTTATCAGCTGCTGAGGAGAAGcctaattttttgcaaaaaagaaaatatcaTTGGGAGACATCTCTTGATGAATCAGATGCGGAGAGTATCTCCAGCGGATCCTTGATGTCAATAACTTCTATTTCTGAAATGTATGGTCCTACTGTCGCTTCGACTTCTCGTAGCTCTACGCAGTTAAGTGACCAAAGGTACCCACTTTCAAGTAATTTTGATCATAGGGGAGAAgcaaaaggaaaaggaaagcaacctttaaaaaaccCGCAAGAGAGGGGCCGTATATCTCCTTCCTCACCTTTGAATGACCAGACGAAAGCACTAATGCAGCgactacttttttttcgccATAAGCTACAAAAAGCATTTCTTTCGCCGGATCATTTGATAgttgaagaagatttttATAACGCCAGTAAATATCTAAACGCAATAAGTGATATCCCGTTCCTGAACTACGAATTGATTACTTCTACTAAATTGGCAAAGGTCCTGAAGagaattgcttttttggAGCATTTAGAGAATGACGAACTTTATGATATTAGGcagaaatgtaaaaatttgctttacaGTTGGGCTATGTTTCTTCCAAACGAACCATCGATAAAAGGCATGTAG
- the trt1 gene encoding telomerase reverse transcriptase 1 protein Trt1: MTEHHTPKSRILRFLENQYVYLCTLNDYVQLVLRGSPASSYSNICERLRSDVQTSFSIFLHSTVVGFDSKPDEGVQFSSPKCSQSELIANVVKQMFDESFERRRNLLMKGFSMNHEDFRAMHVNGVQNDLVSTFPNYLISILESKNWQLLLEIIGSDAMHYLLSKGSIFEALPNDNYLQISGIPLFKNNVFEETVSKKRKRTIETSITQNKSARKEVSWNSISISRFSIFYRSSYKKFKQDLYFNLHSICDRNTVHMWLQWIFPRQFGLINAFQVKQLHKVIPLVSQSTVVPKRLLKVYPLIEQTAKRLHRISLSKVYNHYCPYIDTHDDEKILSYSLKPNQVFAFLRSILVRVFPKLIWGNQRIFEIILKDLETFLKLSRYESFSLHYLMSNIKISEIEWLVLGKRSNAKMCLSDFEKRKQIFAEFIYWLYNSFIIPILQSFFYITESSDLRNRTVYFRKDIWKLLCRPFITSMKMEAFEKINENNVRMDTQKTTLPPAVIRLLPKKNTFRLITNLRKRFLIKMGSNKKMLVSTNQTLRPVASILKHLINEESSGIPFNLEVYMKLLTFKKDLLKHRMFGRKKYFVRIDIKSCYDRIKQDLMFRIVKKKLKDPEFVIRKYATIHATSDRATKNFVSEAFSYFDMVPFEKVVQLLSMKTSDTLFVDFVDYWTKSSSEIFKMLKEHLSGHIVKIGNSQYLQKVGIPQGSILSSFLCHFYMEDLIDEYLSFTKKKGSVLLRVVDDFLFITVNKKDAKKFLNLSLRGFEKHNFSTSLEKTVINFENSNGIINNTFFNESKKRMPFFGFSVNMRSLDTLLACPKIDEALFNSTSVELTKHMGKSFFYKILRSSLASFAQVFIDITHNSKFNSCCNIYRLGYSMCMRAQAYLKRMKDIFIPQRMFITDLLNVIGRKIWKKLAEILGYTSRRFLSSAEVKWLFCLGMRDGLKPSFKYHPCFEQLIYQFQSLTDLIKPLRPVLRQVLFLHRRIAD, encoded by the exons ATGACCGAACACCATACCCCCAAAAGCAGGATTCTTCGCTTTCTAGAGAATCAATATGTATACCTATGTACCTTAAATGATTATGTACAACTTGTTTTGAGAGGGTCGCCGGCAAGCTCGTATAGCAATATATGCGAACGCTTGAGAAGCGATGTACAAACGtccttttctatttttcttcattcgACTGTAGTCGGCTTCGACAGTAAGCCAGATGAAGGTGttcaattttcttctcCAAAATGCTCACAGTCAGag CTAATAGCGAATGTTGTAAAACAGATGTTCGATGAAAGTTTTGAGCGTCGAAGGAATCTACTGATGAAAGGGTTTTCCATG AATCATGAAGATTTTCGAGCCATGCATGTAAACGGAGTACAAAATGATCTCGTTTCTACTTTTCCTAATTACCTTATATCTATACTTGAGTCAAAAAATTGGCAACTTTTGTTAGAAAT TATCGGCAGTGATGCCATGCATTACTTATTATCCAAAGGAAGTATTTTTGAGGCTCTTCCAAATGACAATTACCTTCAGATTTCTGGCATAccactttttaaaaataatgtgTTTGAGGAAACTgtgtcaaaaaaaagaaagcgaACCATTGAAACATCCATTACTCAAAATAAAAGCGCCCGCAAAGAAGTTTCCTGGAATAGCATTTCAATTAGTAGGtttagcattttttacAGGTCATCCTATAAGAAGTTTAAGCAAG ATCTATATTTTAACTTACACTCTATTTGTGATCGGAACACAGTACACATGTGGCTTCAATGGATTTTTCCAAGGCAATTTGGACTTATAAACGCATTTCAAGTGAAGCAATTGCACAAAGTGATTCCACTGGTATCACAGAGTACAGTTGTGCCCAAACGTCTCCTAAAGGTATACCCTTTAATTGAACAAACAGCAAAGCGACTCCATCGTATTTCTCTATCAAAAGTTTACAACCATTATTGCCCATATATTGACACCCAcgatgatgaaaaaatccTTAGTTATTCCTTAAAGCCGAACCAGGTGTTTGCGTTTCTTCGATCCATTCTTGTTCGAGTGTTTCCTAAATTAATCTGGGGTAACCAAAGGATATTTGAGATAATATTAAAAG ACCTCGAAACTTTCTTGAAATTATCGAGATACGAGTCTTTTAGTTTACATTATTTAATGAGTAACATAAAG ATTTCAGAAATTGAATGGCTAGTCCTTGGAAAAAGGTCAAATGCGAAAATGTGCTTAAGTGATTTTGAGAAACGCAAGCAAATATTTGCGGAATTCATCTACTGGCTATACAATTCGTTTATAATACCTATTTtacaatcttttttttatatcacTGAATCAAGTGATTTACGAAATCGAACTGtttattttagaaaagatATTTGGAAACTCTTGTGCCGACCCTTTATTACATCAATGAAAATGGAAgcgtttgaaaaaataaacgag AACAATGTTAGGATGGATACTCAGAAAACTACTTTGCCTCCAGCAGTTATTCGTCTATTACCTAAGAAGAATACCTTTCGTCTCATTACgaatttaagaaaaagattctTAATAAAG ATGggttcaaacaaaaaaatgttagtCAGTACGAACCAAACTTTACGACCTGTGGCATCGATACTGAAACATTTAATCAATGAAGAAAGTAGTGGTATTCCATTTAACTTGGAGGTTTACATGAAGCTTCTTACTTTTAAGAAGGATCTTCTTAAGCACCGAATGTTTGG GCGTAAGAAGTATTTTGTACGGATAGATATAAAATCCTGTTATGATCGAATAAAGCAAGATTTGATGTTTCGGattgttaaaaagaaactCAAGGATCCCGAATTTGTAATTCGAAAGTATGCAACCATACATGCAACAAGTGACCGAGCTACAAAAAACTTTGTTAGTGAGGCGTTTTCCTATT ttgATATGGTgccttttgaaaaagtcgTGCAGTTACTTTCTATGAAAACATCAGATACTTTGTTTGTTGATTTTGTGGATTATTGGACCAAAAGTTcttctgaaatttttaaaatgctCAAGGAACATCTCTCTGGACACATTGTTAAG ATAGGAAATTCTCAATACCTTCAAAAAGTTGGTATCCCTCAGGGCTCAATTCTGTCATCTTTTTTGTGTCATTTCTATATGGAAGATTTGATTGATGAATACCTATCGTTtacgaaaaagaaaggatcAGTGTTGTTACGAGTAGTCGACGATTTCCTCTTTATAacagttaataaaaaggatgcaaaaaaatttttgaatttatctTTAAGAG GATTTGAGAAACACAATTTTTCTACGAGCCTGGAGAAAACAGTAAtaaactttgaaaatagtAATGGGATAATAAacaatactttttttaatgaaagcAAGAAAAGAATGCCATTCTTCGGTTTCTCTGTGAACATGAGGTCTCTTGATACATTGTTAGCATGTCctaaaattgatgaagcCTTATTTAACTCTACATCTGTAGAGCTGACGAAACATATGGggaaatcttttttttacaaaattctAAG ATCGAGCCTTGCATCCTTTGCACAAGTATTTATTGACATTACCCAcaattcaaaattcaattcTTGCTGCAATATATATAGGCTAGGATACTCTATGTGTATGAGAGCACAAGCATACTTAAAAAGGATGAAGGATATATTTATTCCCCAAAGAATGTTCATAACGG ATCTTTTGAATGTTattggaagaaaaatttggaaaaagttgGCCGAAATATTAGGATATACGAGTAGGCGTTTCTTGTCCTCTGCAGAAGTCAAATG GCTTTTTTGTCTTGGAATGAGAGATGGTTTGAAACCCTCTTTCAAATATCATCCATGCTTCGAACAGCTAATATACCAATTTCAGTCATTGACTGATCTTATCAAGCCGCTAAGACCAGTTTTGCGACAGGTGTTATTTTTACATAGAAGAATAGCTGATTAA
- the rsm23 gene encoding mitochondrial 37S ribosomal protein mS29, with protein MLPKFRSRSSIIKNTERISNILSGGKLTVCGSKLGGLYTFEKCTFNKYYSSSQYQHTGRPVGGNIHSSSNQQRQKNSEAPRINEIPPSTSSVEKSTTIPNSSVVLDHLLNEGENTLEEVKPSEIHPHMSWSSKSEGKMFKIPEELLNKLNGFGALEKQKKSFSFFTSASLLHRKITTELVNVLQRSKDQGTKDGRFLLDGAPGSGRSIALIQAELFALSQPNFIVLPVHNCEGWVNSTSSYGYDEQLKLWVQPDLIKGFLTSVMKTNSDKLKKLKTFESHELLQNECIPAGTDLLSFLHKLIASSNAPKSLEIFLQELNNNTKSNSNMKVLLVIDNISILSVVTKYKDKKNNFLPPKDFYFINLLFKYISGSLTFNRGTVLAATSSQPRVSTPSLDIALGVAHRNPYKSSDETILDSLQSVHILNMEPYTLDESRRMMEYLVSSNVCLEKVDNYLQNHVLSGGNPRKFFDACTRLA; from the coding sequence ATGCTACCGAAGTTTAGAAGCAGAAGTAGTATTATTAAGAATACAGAGAGAATTTCTAATATCCTGTCCGGTGGAAAACTGACTGTTTGCGGTAGTAAACTGGGAGGACTCTacacttttgaaaaatgcaCATTTAACAAATACTATTCATCCTCACAATACCAGCATACGGGTAGACCTGTTGGAGGAAATATACATTCAAGCTCTAACCAGCAGcgtcaaaaaaattcggAAGCGCCAagaattaatgaaattccCCCCTCAACTTCGTCAGTAGAGAAATCGACGACTATTCCCAATAGTAGCGTTGTATTGGATCATCTCTTAAATGAAGGAGAAAATACTTTAGAAGAGGTGAAGCCCTCTGAAATTCATCCGCATATGTCTTGGTCCAGCAAGTCTGAAGGTAAGATGTTTAAAATCCCCGAGGAATTGCTTAATAAACTTAATGGATTTGGGGCtttagaaaaacaaaaaaaaagtttctccttttttacCAGTGCTTCCCTTTTGCACAGGAAAATTACAACTGAATTAGTGAATGTACTGCAGCGCTCCAAAGACCAGGGTACGAAGGACGGACGTTTTCTTCTTGATGGTGCTCCAGGTTCAGGAAGAAGTATTGCTCTCATACAAGCTGAACTTTTCGCCTTATCACAACCTAATTTTATAGTCTTGCCAGTCCATAACTGCGAAGGATGGGTAAATTCAACGAGTAGTTATGGTTATGATGAGCAACTCAAGTTGTGGGTGCAACCAGATTTAATTAAGGGATTTCTAACTTCTGTTATGAAAACTAATTCTGATAAACTTAAGAAGCTAAAGACCTTTGAAAGTCATGAGTTGCTTCAGAACGAATGCATTCCTGCTGGTACCGATTTACTTTCCTTTCTTCATAAGCTAATTGCTTCCTCGAACGCTCCTAAATCTCtggaaatatttttacaagaACTCAATAACAATACCAAGTCAAATTCCAATATGAAGGTGTTATTAGTGATCGataatatttctattttatcGGTCGTTACCAAGTATAAGGACAAAAAGAACAACTTCCTTCCCCCTAAAGacttttactttattaatttacttttcaaatataTTTCGGGTTCGCTTACTTTTAATCGTGGTACTGTTTTAGCTGCTACTTCTAGCCAACCGCGTGTTTCTACCCCGTCATTGGATATAGCTCTTGGAGTAGCTCACAGAAATCCTTACAAATCTTCTGATGAGACTATATTAGATTCATTACAGTCCGTGCATATTCTTAACATGGAGCCTTACACTTTAGATGAGTCACGTCGCATGATGGAGTATTTGGTATCATCCAACGTTTGCCTTGAAAAGGTTGATAATTATTTGCAAAATCATGTCCTTAGTGGTGGTAATCCGCGAAAGTTTTTTGATGCTTGCACACGTCTAGCATGA
- the rrs1 gene encoding ribosome biogenesis protein Rrs1 — MSAQIENSIPLDFDLGNMAAFDISPLDETKLSGSEKESFLFSLSRDNVQQLVNKMISLPKERTSDGVLLQLPETVTPLPRAKPLPKPKPETKWQRFARIKGIAPKKREGRLVFDEASGEWVPKWGYKGKNKELETQWLVEEGEKEKKLTSKQVRNTSKKIKRSRRH; from the coding sequence ATGTCTGCACAAATAGAAAACTCCATTCCTCTAGATTTCGATTTGGGAAATATGGCTGCATTTGATATTTCTCCCTTAGATGAAACTAAGCTTAGCGGTTCAGAGAAAGAAtcattccttttttctctcAGTAGAGATAACGTTCAACAATTGGTGAACAAAATGATTTCCTTGCCTAAGGAGCGTACATCAGATGGCGTCCTTTTACAGCTTCCTGAAACTGTTACACCTCTTCCTCGTGCTAAACCTTTACCTAAACCCAAGCCCGAAACCAAATGGCAACGGTTTGCTCGTATTAAAGGTATTGCTCCTAAGAAGCGGGAAGGCAGGTTGGTGTTTGATGAAGCATCTGGTGAATGGGTACCAAAATGGGGTTATAAGGGTAAAAATAAGGAATTAGAGACACAATGGCTTGTTGAAGAGggagaaaaggaaaagaagcTTACTTCCAAGCAAGTGAGAAATAcctcaaaaaaaatcaagcGCTCTCGTCGCCATTAA